A window from Suncus etruscus isolate mSunEtr1 chromosome 18, mSunEtr1.pri.cur, whole genome shotgun sequence encodes these proteins:
- the SLC17A2 gene encoding sodium-dependent phosphate transport protein 3, translated as MDKKPPTRRGSSFCSLRYGLALIMHFSNFTMITQRVSLSIAMIAMVNGTQQHNGVNASTQGLFVDNNPIKKFNSGVSVYEWSPETQGFIFSSINYGIILTLIPSGYLAGIFGAKQMLGTGLLVSSLLTLFTPLAADFGVILVIVIRTVQGMAQGMAWTGQFTIWAKWAPPLERSKLTSIAGSGSAFGSFIILCVGGLISQALGWPFIFYIFGSIGCVCCLLWFTVIYDDPVHHPCISVREREHIVSSLAQQSSSPRRSVPIKAMVRCQPLWAIFIGFFSHFWLCTIILTYLPTYISSVLHVNIRDSGVLSSLPFIAASSCTILGGQLADFLLSRNLRLITVRKLFSSLGLLLPSLCAVALPFVTSSYLATVILLILIPGTSNLCDSGFIINTLDVAPRYASFLMGISRGFGLIAGIISSTATGFLISQDFVSGWRNVFFLSAAVNVLGLVFYFIFGQAEIQSWAKERPLTRL; from the exons GTTCAAGTTTCTGTTCATTGCGCTATGGCCTGGCTCTCATCATGCACTTCTCGAACTTCACCATGATTACCCAGCGTGTCAGTCTGAGCATTGCAATGATTGCCATGGTGAATGGCACTCAACAGCATAATGGAGTGAATGCCTCTACCCAAGGGCTTTTTGTGGACaataatcccatcaagaaatttAATTCTGGG GTCTCTGTATATGAATGGAGCCCAGAAACTCAGGGCTTCATCTTCAGCTCCATCAACTATGGAATAATATTGACTCTGATCCCAAGTGGCTACTTAGCAGGAATATTTGGAGCAAAACAGATGCTTGGTACTGGCTTGTTGGTCTCTTCCCTTCTCACCCTCTTTACACCACTGGCTGCTGACTTTGGGgtgattttggttattgtgatcCGTACAGTTCAGGGCATGGCACAG ggaatGGCCTGGACAGGTCAGTTTACAATTTGGGCAAAGTGGGCTCCTCCACTTGAACGAAGCAAGCTCACCAGCATTGCAGGGTCAG GGTCGGCCTTTGGGTCCTTCATCATCCTCTGTGTCGGGGGACTAATCTCACAGGCCTTGGGCTGgccttttatcttttatatatttg GTAGCATCGGTTGTGTCTGCTGTCTGCTGTGGTTTACAGTGATTTATGATGACCCTGTGCATCACCCCTGCATCAGTGTCAGGGAAAGGGAGCACATAGTATCCTCATTGGCTCAGCAG tcCAGTTCTCCTAGACGTTCTGTTCCCATCAAGGCGATGGTCAGATGCCAACCACTTTGGGCCATTTTCATTGGGTTTTTCAGCCATTTCTGGTTATGTACCATAATCCTCACCTATCTACCAACCTACATCAGCTCTGTGCTCCATGTGAACATTAGAGAT AGTGGTGTTCTGTCCTCCCTGCCATTCATTGCTGCCTCAAGTTGTACAATTCTAGGAGGCCAGTTGGCAGATTTCCTTCTGTCTAGAAATCTCAGATTAATCACTGTCCGGAAACTCTTTTCATCCCTAG GACTCCTCCTTCCATCACTCTGTGCTGTGGCCTTACCCTTTGTGACTTCTAGTTACCTGGCAACCGTTATTTTGTTAATACTTATTCCTGGGACTAGCAATCTATGTGACTCAGGATTCATCATCAATACCTTAGATGTGGCCCCCAG ATATGCAAGTTTCCTTATGGGAATCTCAAGGGGATTTGGGCTTATTGCTGGAATAATCTCTTCCACTGCCACTGGATTCCTTATCAGCCAG GATTTTGTGTCTGGATGGAGGAATGTCTTTTTCCTGTCTGCTGCTGTGAATGTGCTCGGCCTGGTCTTTTACTTCATATTTGGACAAGCAGAAATCCAGAGCTGGGCCAAAGAGCGGCCCCTTACCCGTCTCTGA